In Quercus lobata isolate SW786 chromosome 12, ValleyOak3.0 Primary Assembly, whole genome shotgun sequence, a genomic segment contains:
- the LOC115971513 gene encoding 5-amino-6-(5-phospho-D-ribitylamino)uracil phosphatase, chloroplastic, producing the protein MAESIATTSILGHRPLCQGTFVKDLSCKWRSLGNYWFPITEFLGGRLVASPTLPRLRADRLEISSIKALAMELTKEAYSFREERIPSDWNYEFDNDFDRKPGLWPPENKADNPSLHNPLLRQERMGSGWLGAIFEWEGVLIEDNPDLEKQAWLALSQEEGKSPPPAFILRRVEGMKNEQAISEVLCWSRDPAQVRRMADRKEEIYQALQGGIYSLRAGSREFVNILMHYKIPMALVSTRPRKTLETAIGTIGIEGHFTVIVAAEDVHRGKPDPEMFMYAAQLLKYTPERCIVFGNSNQTVEAAHDAQMKCVAVASKHPVYELGAADLVVRHLDELSVVDLKNLAAIESAEFGPGEPELELEEEKVETSSSTLTEFDDKFW; encoded by the coding sequence ATGGCTGAATCGATTGCTACAACATCCATTCTTGGGCATCGACCATTGTGTCAAGGGACTTTTGTCAAGGATCTTTCATGCAAATGGAGATCTTTGGGTAACTACTGGTTCCCAATTACAGAATTTCTTGGTGGAAGGCTTGTTGCTTCTCCTACTTTGCCAAGATTGAGAGCTGATCGGTTGGAAATTTCATCAATTAAGGCCTTGGCAATGGAGCTGACTAAAGAGGCATATTCGTTCAGAGAAGAGAGAATTCCTAGTGACTGGAATTATGAATTTGACAATGACTTTGACCGAAAACCTGGTTTGTGGCCACCCGAGAACAAAGCTGACAATCCTTCACTACACAATCCCCTCCTTAGACAAGAAAGAATGGGATCTGGTTGGTTAGGTGCCATATTTGAATGGGAAGGAGTCTTAATTGAAGATAATCCTGATCTTGAGAAGCAAGCTTGGCTGGCTCTTTCTCAAGAAGAAGGAAAATCTCCTCCCCCAGCTTTTATTCTTAGAAGAGTAGAAGGCATGAAGAATGAGCAGGCGATATCTGAAGTTCTGTGCTGGTCAAGAGACCCAGCTCAAGTGAGAAGAATGGCTGATAGGAAAGAAGAGATATACCAGGCTTTACAAGGCGGGATTTATAGTCTACGAGCTGGGTCAAGAGAGTTTGTGAATATCTTGATGCATTACAAGATACCTATGGCATTGGTTTCTACGCGTCCTAGAAAAACTCTCGAGACTGCAATTGGAACAATTGGCATTGAAGGCCACTTTACTGTGATTGTAGCTGCAGAGGATGTTCACAGGGGGAAACCTGATCCAGAGATGTTTATGTATGCAGCACAGCTTCTAAAATATACTCCTGAGCGGTGCATTGTGTTTGGGAACTCAAATCAGACAGTGGAGGCTGCCCATGATGCGCAGATGAAGTGTGTTGCTGTTGCTAGCAAGCATCCTGTCTATGAGCTTGGGGCTGCAGACTTGGTGGTGAGGCACCTAGATGAACTTTCAGTGGTTGATTTGAAGAATCTTGCTGCTATTGAATCTGCTGAATTTGGGCCTGGAGAGCCAGAGTTGGAGCTGGAGGAGGAAAAGGTTGAAACATCTTCATCAACCTTGACAGAATTTGATGATAAGTTCTGGTAA